Proteins from a genomic interval of Watersipora subatra chromosome 10, tzWatSuba1.1, whole genome shotgun sequence:
- the LOC137405827 gene encoding uncharacterized protein isoform X2 gives MTVKAIYVYVWRKKEYGEEKEYGCMYGPERQQTQKEKYKEQRRNPTKRPHPQDNTSDSNTELKIRRKCSACSGRVGVRAEAMRASIDVGSIYETPQTTAL, from the exons atgacagtcaaggctatttatgtatatgtatggcgaaaaaaagagtatggcgaagaaaaagagtatggctgcatgtacggccctgaaagacagcaaacccagaaggaaaagtacaaagaacagcggagg aatccaacaaagagaccgcatcctcaagacaatacatctgatagtaacacggag ctcaagataaggaggaaatgcagtgcttgctcaggacgggtaggagtaagagcagaggctatgcgagcttccatagatgtggggagcatctacgaaacgccacaaacgacagcattatag
- the LOC137405827 gene encoding uncharacterized protein isoform X1 — translation MTVKAIYVYVWRKKEYGEEKEYGCMYGPERQQTQKEKYKEQRRSQNPTKRPHPQDNTSDSNTELKIRRKCSACSGRVGVRAEAMRASIDVGSIYETPQTTAL, via the exons atgacagtcaaggctatttatgtatatgtatggcgaaaaaaagagtatggcgaagaaaaagagtatggctgcatgtacggccctgaaagacagcaaacccagaaggaaaagtacaaagaacagcggagg tcacagaatccaacaaagagaccgcatcctcaagacaatacatctgatagtaacacggag ctcaagataaggaggaaatgcagtgcttgctcaggacgggtaggagtaagagcagaggctatgcgagcttccatagatgtggggagcatctacgaaacgccacaaacgacagcattatag